DNA from Bradyrhizobium japonicum USDA 6:
CTATCACGAGGTCGCCAACACCGCGCCGGCGTTCGTTGATCTGAAGTTTGCGCCGGAACGGATTGCGAAGATCGTCGGCAAGCAGGGTGCCGAGCTGAAAGCGCGGCCGGAGATGAAGCGGCATCTGGCGTAGGCGCGCGCCCCGGAATGACGACGGAGAGCTACCGCTTCGACGGATTCGCCATCGGCTTGCGCTGTGCCAGTGCTGCGACCGTGGCGGTGCCGATCGGGCCCTGCTCGTCGTAGAGCCAGCATTCGCCAATCGCGACACCATCGGTCGCCTGGTGATTGACCACGTCGAAGCCGATCCAGTTCGTCACCGGCAGGCGGTGCAGATAGATCGTCACGTCGCTGTTGATGTAGCCGAGCCCCTTGTCGCCGGCGTTGGCAAAGGGGCTGGCGAAATCGGCGCCGACAGCGACATGCACGAACGGCGTCATCGGCACGCCGGCCACGAGCTCGCGCACCTCGCTCATCCAGAGCCGGCGCGGACCGAGCGAGCCCATATGGCCGACGATCGGCCGCGTCGTCCATTTGCCGTTCATGCCGAGCCTGGGATCGGTGGGCTTGGGAATGTCGTCCGGCTTCGGCACGTCCCAGTTCGGCGGCGACCAGACGTTGCCGTCCGGATTCTGCGTTTTGCGCAGCAGCTGGCACGAGGCACGCGCCATGCTGACGCCGCCGGAGACAAATTCAGCCTCGACCACGCGAATGCGCAGTCCGTCGCGCACCAGCCGCGTCGTCACCTCGATCGGCTTGTCGATGGTCGGCAGCCGAAACATGTCGACCGTGAGCCGTGCAGGGACGAATTCAGGGCCGGAATGGCGCTCCTCGATGGCGAAGCCGAGCAGTCCGACGATGACGCGTCCGTGCAGCGATTTCGGATCCCAGGGACCGTTGGCCACTTCCGTCGGATGGAATGTATCGCCGTCGCGGGTGAAGAAAGGCATGTTTGTCATGACGCGCGACTTTGAGGAAACGCGTGAGGAAATCAAGGTCCCCCAATCCTCAGGATGAGGAGGCGCGAAGTGCTCTCACCACAACAACGGTGTCATCGCCCGGCTTGACCGGGCGATCCAGTACTCCGAGGCGGTCGTGATTGAACCGATAAGTCGCGGCGTACTGGATGCCCCGGTCAAGCCGGGGCATGACACCGAGAATTAGGAAGCGGCTTGCCACTCCTCACGCACGCTGTCGTCGTGCTCGTTGCTCGCCGCGGCAGACCTCATCGCCTCAAACTCTCCGCGCGACACCAGCTGCTCCAGCGCCCACACAGCAGCGCCACGCACCAAAGCGCTCTCATCGCCGAGCAATCGCCGCGCTTCTTCCGCCAGTATCGCCTCACCGGAGTTACCGATCGCGATCAGCACGTTCCGCAAAAAACGGTCGCGGCCGATGCGCTTCACCGGGGACTTCGTGAACAGCGCGCGAAACGCGGCGTCGTCGAGCCCTGCGAGTTCGGCGAGCGACGGCGCGCGCAATTCGTCGCGCGCGGCGAGCTTTGCCTCGCGCCCCTCCTGCGCGAACTTGTTCCAGGGACAGGCCGCAAGGCAATCGTCGCAGCCATAGATGCGATTGCCGATGGCCTTGCGAAACTCGCGCGGGATCGGTCCCTTGTTCTCGATGGTCAGATACGAGATGCAGCGTCGTGCATCCAGCTTGTAGGGCGCCGGAAACGCCGACGTCGGGCAGATGTCGAGGCACGCCTGGCATGAGCCGCAATGATCGATCTCGGCGTCGTCGCGCGGCAGCTCGAGCGTCGTGTAGATCGCGCCGAGGAATAGCCAGGAGCCGAACTCGCGCGAGACGAGATTGGTGTGCTTGCCCTGCCAGCCGAGATGCGCGGCTTGCGCCAGCGGCTTCTCCATCACCGCCGCGGTGTCGACGAACACCTTGACGTCCGACGGTGCGGTCGCGACCAGCCAGCGCGCGAGCGCCTTCAGGCGCTTCTTGATGAGATCGTGATAGTCGTCGCCCTGCGCATAGACCGAGATCGCCGCGCGCGTGCGCTGCTGCAGGATCGCGAGCGGATCCTGGTCGGGCCCGTAGTTGACGCCGAGCATGATGACGCTGCGCACGTCCTGCCACAGCCCGCGCGGATCGACGCGGCGCTCGGGGTGTGCTGCAAGCCAGTCCATGTCGCCATGGCCGCCCGAGGCGATGAATTCGAGAAAATGCTTTCCGGCGTTTTCGATGGTGCCGGATGCGGTGATGCCGATGCAGTCGAAGCCGAGCGCGCGTGCCTCGTTTGCAAGCGCCGCCTTCAGTTCGGTCGGATCCGAGTTCAGAAGTCGAGGTCCACGTAGGTCCGCGATGCCGGCACGCCCGCCAGCCATTCGCTCAGCAGCGGACGGAACGACGGGCGGGATTTCACCCGCGCGTACCACGCCTTTGCTGCGTCGTCCTCGCTCCATGGCACGTCGCCCAGATAGTCGATCGCCGAGAGATGCGCCGCGGCGGCGAGGTCCGCGTAGGTGAGCCGGTCGCCGGCGAGGAAGTTCCGCGTCTGCGCCAGCCAGCCGATATAGGCCAGATGATAGCGCACGTTGGCCTTGGCGGCTCGCATCACGTCGGCCGAGGGTGCGCCGCCGCCGTTCTCCTCGCTCATGAAGCGCTTGTAGATGCGCTCGGTGACCAGAGGATGCGAGACCTCCTCGAAGAACTTTTCGTTGAACCAGGCCATCAGCCGGCGCACCTCGATGCGCTCGGCGACCGTTTCCGGCATCAGGCGCTTCGGTCCCATGTCGGCGCCATAGGCCTCGTCGACATATTCGGCGATGATCGCCGCGCCCGGTATGGGCGATTGTTCCTTGTCCACCAGAACGGGCGTGGTGCCGGCCGCATTGAGCAGCAGAAATGCCTCGCGCCGCTCCCAGCTGCGCTCTTCGACCAGCCGCAATTCGAGCCCGTATTCTCCCGCGATCAGGCGGATGAAACGCGAATGCGGGCAGAACGGATGATGAAACAGCGTAAACATGAAGCCTTTGACTATTTGATGGTGATTAAGATTCCATCAATGTTTGTGCGGCGCCACACTAGTCCTTCAAAACCGCGAGGCAAGGGCGTGACGTCGCATTTTGCGATTGCGAGAGCAGGACGAATAGGCGAGAAGAGCCCCGCTTTTCCAGCGGAAATGGACCGTAAATATGTCAGACGCAATACGGGCAGTGATCCTCGGCATCATCGAGGGTGTGACCGAGTTCCTTCCCGTGTCCTCGACCGGCCACCTTCTGCTCGCGGAGCGCTTCTTCCATCTCGGCGAAGGCGCCTTCTGGGATTCGTTTACCGTTCTGATCCAGCTCGGTGCGATCCTTGCGATCGTCGTGCTGTACTTCAAGAAATTGTGGGACGTCGCGATCGGCATGTTCACCGGCGACGCCTATGCCCGCCGCTTCGTGATCGGCGTGCTGGTGGCGTTCCTGCCCGCGGTCATCGTCGGTCTCGTCGCCGGCAAATACATCAAGACCCTGCTGTTCAATCCGTGGGTGGTGTGCTTCTCGCTGATCGTTGGCGGCGCCATCCTGCTGTGGGTCGATCGGCTTAATCTCAAGCCGCGCGAGCATGACGCCACCCGCTTTCCGCTGCTGATGTATCTCTATATCGGCATCGCGCAGTGCATCGCGATGATCCCGGGCGTGTCGCGCTCCGGCGCCAGCATCGTCGCCGCGATGTTTCTGGGCGCCGACAAGCGCGCGGCGGCCGAGTTCTCGTTCTTCCTCGCCATCCCCACCATGATCGGCGCGTTCGCCTACGATTTCTACAAGAGCCGCTCCGAGATGACGATGGACCACATGGGCGTCGTCGCGATCGGCTTCGTGGTGTCGTTCATCACCGCAATCATCGTGGTGAAGACGTTTTTGTCCTACGTCACCCGCCACGGCTTCGTGTTGTTTGCCTGGTGGCGCGTGATCGTCGGCACGCTCGGCCTGATCGCGCTGGCGCTCGGCCATTAACCTCTCGAAAACTCACTGACGCGCCTCAACGCAATATAAGCTTTTGATCGGTAGGCAGTTTCCAGAGCAGGGCGGCGCGCGCCCGGCACAGGAGCTGAGCCATGACCCTCGTCAGCGGCTGGGGGCGTTTCCCGGTCGTCGATAGCGAGCTGCTGCGGCCGCGGTCGTTCGAGGCCGTGGGCGAAGCCGTGGTGACGGGCTCCGTGGCCAGGGGCAATGGCCGCGCCTACGGCGATGCCGCGATCGGCGCCATCAGAACCATCGCGATGACAGGGTTCGATCGAGTCAGGTCGTTCGATCCCGTGACCGGGCGCATCCGGCTCGAAGCCGGCGTGCTGCTGTCGGACCTGATCGACACTTTTGGCCGGCGCGGTTTCCTGCCCTTCGTCGTGCCGGGTACGCGCTTCATCTCGGTTGGCGGCGCCATCGCCGCCGATGTCCACGGCAAGAACCATCATTGCGAGGGCGGTTTCGGCCGCTATGTCGACAGCATCTTGCTGCGCACCGGGCAGGGCGAAACCATCGAAGCTTCGCGCGAGCAGAATTCCGATGCCTTCTTCGCAACCGTCGGCGGCATGGGCCTCACCGGGGTGATCCTGGAGGCGACGATGCGGCTGCGACCGGTCGAAACGGGGTGGATCCGCGAGCGGGTGATCTCGGCATCCGATCTCGATGCCGCGATGCGCGCGCTCGATGCGGGCGATTCAGCGACCTATTCGGTGGCCTGGATCGATTGTGCCGCACGCGGCAGCGAGCTCGGCCGCTCGCTGATCTATCTCGGCGAGCACGCAAGGGCAGACGAGCTTGCCGACGGCGCCGGTGCATTTCCCGCCGGCAAAAATCCCGGCCTCGCGGTGCCCATCGACCTGCCGTCGATGACGCTGAACCGCTACAGCATCCGCGCCTTCAACGAGCTCTACTACCGCATGGGCGCGCGGCGCGCCGGCGGCAGCCATGTGGTCTCGCTCTATCCGTATTTCTTCCCGCTCGACAGCATCGCCGACTGGAACCGCATCTACGGCCGGCGCGGCTTCCTCCAGCATCAATGCGTGATCCCGGAGCTGGGCGCCCGCGCCGTGCTCGGCGAGATCCTCGATCGCGTCGCCCGGCGCGGCGATGCTTCCTTCCTCGCGGTGCTCAAGAAACTTGGCCAGGGCGACGGCATCCTGTCGTTCCCGCTGCCCGGCTACACGCTGGCGCTGGATTTCCCGGTGAAGGGCGACATCCTGAATTTCCTCGACGAGATCGACCGCCTGGTCGTCGCCGCCGGCGGCCGGCTTTATCTGGCGAAGGATGCTCGCCAGTCGCGCGCCACGTTCGAAGCCGGCTATCCGGCCTTGCGGCGCTTCAACGCGATCCGCAAAGCGCTCGATCCCGCCGGGACCATCCGCTCAAAACTTTCACAACGCCTGTTCGATGAGGTTTAAGCCGTGACGTCACGCAAGTCCGCAATTGTGCTCGGTGGCTCCTCCGATATCGGCCGCGCCGCCGCGCGCTCCTTTGCCAAGGCCGGATTCGATGTCGCGCTCGCAGGCCGTGACGTCGCCGCACTGGAGCCTGACGCCGCCGATCTGCGCGCGCGCTACAATGTCGAGGTTGGCCTCCACAAATTCGATGTGCTCGATACCGCTTCGTTCGAAGGCTTTGTCGGAGCGCTTCCTGCGTTGCCTGATGTCGTCATCTCGATCGTCGGCCTACTGGGCGTGCAGCAAAATGCCGAAAGCGATCTTGCGCACGCCACCACGATCATGCGCTCGAACTACGAGGGGCCCTCGTTGATTCTCGGCCTGTTCGCGGAGAAATTTTTGGCACGCGGCAGCGGTACGCTCGTCGGCGTCTCATCCGTCGCCGGCGATCGCGGCCGCGCTTCCAATTATGTCTACGGCTCGGCGAAGGCAGGCTTCTCCGCCTTCCTCTCGGGCCTGCGCGCCCGCGCCAGCCGCGGCGGCGTTCACGTCGTCACAGTGAAGCCCGGCTTCGTCCGCACGAAAATGACAGAGGGCATGAAGCTGATCGGCCCGCTCACCGTCGAGGCGCCGGTCGTCGGCGATGCGATCTTCAACGCCGTCGAGAAGAAGACCGACGTCGTCTATGTCAGCGGCAAATGGCGTCTCGTGATGCTGATCATCAAGACGCTGCCGGAAGCGGTGTTCAAGAAGCTGAAGTTTTGAGGCGGTTGCGGCTGACGGTGCGCTCCCTCGCCCGCTTGCGGGAGAGAGGGTGCCTCCGCAGAGAGACTCCCAACGAGGAGAAAACCCTCACCCGCCGCTACGCGGCGACCTCTTCCGCGAGCGGGAGAGGTTAGATAGACCGCCATCGACGCGAGACTACGCGCTCTTGCGCTGGAACTGACCCGCGGCGCGGAAACGCCAGAGATATTGCGGGGCGATCGCCTCCAGCGAATCGGCTGATATGCCGAGCCCTTCCAGCGTCAGCCCGGCCGCCTTCGCCGCATCCGACACGACATTGTCGCGCGCCAGCAGCGTGACCTGGTCCGGCGTCAGCTTCAGCGCGCCCGGCGCGAATTGCAGGAAATTGGCCTGGAAACGGGCAAGGGAGAACGACAGCGGCACCAGCATCGGCTTGCGGTCGGCGATCGCGACGATGGCCTCGATGATCTCGCGCATGGTCAGCACTTCCGGCCCGCCGAGCTCGTAGGTCGCGCCCGCCTTGGCCTTGCCGTCGACGGCATCCGCGATCGCGGTGGCGACATCGCCGACATAGACCGGCTGCATCCGGGTCATCTCGCCGATCAGCGGCAGCACCGGCGACATCCGCGCCAGCGCGGCAAAGCGGTTGGTGAACTGGTCCTCGGGCCCGAAGATCACCGACGGGCGGAAGATCGTGGCCGAGGGCACCGCGGCCAGCACCGCCGCCTCGCCGGCCGCCTTGGCCCTGGCATAGTGCGAGGGCGATTCGGCGTCGGCGCCGATCGCCGAGACATGCACCAGACGGGCGCCTGCGGCGGCCGCCGCCTTGGCGACGGTCTCGGCGCCCTTGGCCTGGACGGCGTCGAAGGTCTGCGCGCCGCTCTCGGCGAGGATACCGACCAGATTGATCACGACATCCGAATCACGCATCGCCGCCTCGACCGAGGCCGGATAGCGTAGATTGGCCTGCACGATGTGGACCTGCCCGACCCGCCCCGACGGCTGGAGGTACCCGGCCAGTTCCGGCCGCCGCACTGCGACCCGGACCCGGTAGTCCCGCCGGCACAGCGCGCGGACGACATTCCGGCCCAAAAACCCCGATCCGCCGAAAACCGTGACGAGAGTTTCCAGATTCGATGCCATGGGATCCATTCCTGGGGTCCATTCCTGCGGAAAGAGTGCGTGTTATCAGGCTTGTATCGGGCCGGTTTGCGATGCGCAATCCGCATCCCCGCGCAGGTGCCAAGCAGCATTTGACAACCGCGTCACCGAACCGTAGTAACCGCCTCCGTGCCCCAAACGGCATGCCCAGGTGGTGGAATTGGTAGACGCGCTGGCTTCAGGTGCCAGTGGCTTAACGGCCGTGAAGGTTCGAGTCCTTTCCTGGGCACCAGCTTTTTCTGGATATCCAGCATTTCCAGATAGATAAATCGCATCCTTGTGTTGCGTACCCCTTCGTGGTGCAACGAAGGGCTGTGGCCCCGCCGATGCGCCGGATGGCTCTCATTCCTGCAGCGCATTCCGGCCGGATTGTCGGCGCCTGCCATCACGGACCTGACGCGTACTTCGGATCCGTCCTTGTCGGTCGCGTCGAGATGCGCCCCAACGCGGCACGCGCAATTGTACCGGGGGCGCCGTGGCTCGTGCCCCGATGCCGATGATTCTCAAATCACGCCCGGTAACAGGCGGTCACTTTGAGCGCCAACCGGCGAGGGGAGCGCCCCTTCGCATGGGACGACGTCTCGCCCAAAATGGCTTCTCGACTCAACGCGGATTTCGGCGATCGCTCACGATGTCGACGCGTCATTCGTATCGATCGTGAGTTCGTCACTCGCGACGCGTGCGACGTCACCTATCCGGCAATCGATCTGCTCGCTGTTTCGCCGTTTCCAATTCGCACGACAATCTGCGGAGCCGAACGGCCGATAACAATGATGTTGACGACGATTGACCGCTTGTTGCGGTAACACGAGCGCAAAGCTGCGTGCACGGCCGCTCCTGCAGATTATGCAACGCAGGTCTGTGATTGATGTCCGGCGCAAAACTCGGATAGCCTTCGGGAAGGCCTAACCCGACAGGGAGTGTGCTTCGTTGAAGAATGATCAAGCGCCAAAGCTTCTTCGACGCGACTTGCTTCGGCTGACGATTGTCGGTGCCGGCGCGTTGGGTGCCGGCCAATTGTTGCCGGCGTCGGCTTCCGCAAAACCCGTTGATCTCGATCAGAAGCGGAGGGCTCGCTATCGACCTGACTCCCAGGAAGTCAGGAATTTCTATCGCGTCAACAGCTATCCCGCTCGATAGGAGACTTCCGTGCTGACCAGGAAGTCCGAACGTCGTCCGGAGCGTGCCAGGCTTTTCGATGCAGCGGCCGATGAAGCATCGACGAAACTGGACCGGCGGACGTTCCTGAAGCGCTCTGGAGTCACGGCCGGCGCATTGGCCGCGGTGGGTGAACTCGCGCTGCACAGCGTGCGCAAGGCCGAAGCCGGTCCGCCGCCACCTGTCGGCGCAACGGTCACGACCCGCAAGAACGTCTGCACGCACTGCTCGGTCGGTTGCTCGGTGATCGCCAAGGTCGCCAACGGCGTATGGATCGGGCAGGAGCCCGACTACGACAGTCCGATCAATCGCGGCTCGCATTGCTGCAAGGGTGCGGCGGTTCGCGACGACGTGTTGAACGAACGACGCCTGCGTTACCCCGTCAAGCTCGTCAACGGACAGTGGACGCGCATCTCCTGGGAGACGGCGATCGACGAGATCGGCGACAAGCTGCTGGATATCCGCCAGAAGGCGGGGCCCGACTCGGTCTATTGGCTCGGCTCCGCCAAGTTCACCAACGAGGCCGCTTATCTCAATCGCAAGCTTGCGGCGTTCTGGGGCACCAACAATTCCGATCACCAGGCGCGGATCTGCCACTCCACGACGGTCACCGGCGTAGCCAATACCTGGGGCTACGGCGCGATGACCAACAGCTACAACGACATCCGCAACGCCAAGACCATCCTGTTGATGGGTGGCAATCCCGCCGAGGCCCATCCGGTCTCCCTGCAGCACATTCTTGAAGGCAAGGAGCTCAACCGCGCCAATATGATCGTGGTCGATCCCCGGATGACGCGGACCGCTGCGCACGCGACCGAATATGTCCGGGTTCGCCCCGGCACGCATATCGCCACGATCTACGGCATGCTGTGGCACATTTTCGAAAATGGCTGGGAGGACAAGGAATTCCTCGCTCAGCGTGTCTACGGCCTGGATGAGGTCCGGAAGCAGGTTGCGAAGTGGCCGCCCAAGGAGGTCGAGCGCGTGACCGGCCTGCCGGAGGCGCAGGTCAGACACGTCGCCGAACTGTTCGCCAAACAGAGGCCGTCCACCCTGATCTGGGCGATGGGGCAGACTCAATTCACCACCGGCACCGCCAATGTCCGCGCCAGCTGCCTGTTGCTGCTCGCCACCGGCAACATGGGGGTGCCCGGCGCAGGCGCCAACATTTTCCGCGGCCACACCAACGTGCAGGGTGCAACCGATCTCGGTCTCGATGTCACCTCGCTGCCGCTGTACTACGGTCTTGCCGAGGAGGCCTGGCGGCATTGGTGCCGGGTATGGGAGGTCGATTACGACTGGATGAAGTCGCGTTTCCCCGACAAGAAGCTGATGGAAACGCCGGGCATTCCGAGCACGCGCTGGTTCGACGCAACCTTGTTGCCAACCAATCAGGTCAGCCAGCCCAATCCGGTGCAGGCCATGTTCATCATGGGCCATGGCGTCAACACCATCACGCGGATGCCGGAAGCGGTGAAGGGCATCGAGAAGCTGGAGTTGCTGGTGGTCTGCGATCCCTACCCGACCGCGTGGTCGGTGCTGTCGGAGCGCAAGAACGGCACCTACCTCCTGCCGGCCTGCACGAGCTTCGAAATGGAGGGCTCGCGCACCAACTCCAACCGGTCGCTGCAATGGGGCGAAAAAATCGTCGATCCGGTCTTCGAATCGAAGAACGACTACGACACCATGTACCTGTTCGCCCGCAAGTTCGGATTTGCCGACCTGATGTTCAAGAACATCAAGGTCGAGAACGGCGCGGTTTCGGCGGAGGACATCCTGCGCGAGATCAACCGCGGCGGCTGGTCGACCGGCTATTGCGGACAGTCGCCGGAGCGGCTCAAGGCCCACATGAGAAACCAGCACAAGTTCGATCTGGTGACGCTGCGGGCACCGAAGGACGATCCGGAGGTTGGTGGAGATTATTACGGCCTGCCATGGCCGTGCTGGGGCACGCCCGAGTACAGGCATCCGGGCACGCCGATCCTCTACAATACCAATCTTCCGGTGAAGGAGGGTGGCGGCACCTTCCGCGCGCGGTTCGGAGTCGAGCGCGTCGTGAAGCGCAAGGTGGTGGAGAACGGGCAGGAGGTGGAGCGGGAAGATCACGATAATCTTCTCGCCGAAGGCTCGTATTCCGTCGGTTCGGAGATCAAGGACGGCTATCCCGAGTTCACCCTCGGCGTGCTGAAGAAACTCGGCTGGGACAAGGACCTCACCGCGCAGGAACGCGAGGTGATCGAGCGCATCAATCCGGCCGATCCCGACAAGGTGTCATGGTCGACCGACTTGTCCGGCGGCATCCAGCGGGTCGCGATCGAACACGGGTGTTCGCCTTACGGAAACGCCAAGGCACGCATGATCGCGTGGAATCTTCCCGATCCGGTTCCGGTGCATCGCGAGCCGATCTACACGCCGCGTCCCGACCTCGTCGCCGACTATCCGACCTTGCCGGACGCGAAGCAGTTCCGCGTGCCCAATATCGGCTTCTCCGTGCAGAAGGCCGCCGTCGATCGCGCGATCTCGAAGCAGTTCCCGCTGATCCTGAGCTCGGGCCGTCTGGTTGAATACGAAGGCGGTGGCGAGGAAACGCGGTCCAACAGATGGCTCGCCGAACTGAAGCAGCACATGTACGTCGAGATCAACCCGACGGACGCAGCCGAGCGCGGCATCGTCGATGGTGGCTGGGTCTGGGTGACCGGTGCAGAGAACAGCTCGCGGGCCCGGATGAAGGCGATGGTGACTGAACGCGTCGGCAAGGGCGTTGCCTGGATGCCGTTCCATTTCGCCGGCTGGTACGAGGGGGCCAACCTTCGGGCGAAATATCCGGCGGGAGCCGATCCCATCGTGCTCGGCGAGAGCGTCAATACGCTGACGACCTATGGCTATGATCCTGCCACCGGCATGCAGGAGCCGAAGGCCACGCTGTGTCAGATCAGGGCCGCATGAGAGGTTAGACCAATGGCACGCATGAAATTCCTGTGTGATGCGGACCGTTGCATCGACTGCAATGCCTGCGTGACCGCCTGCAAGAACGAGAACGAGGTGCCTTGGGGCATCAACCGGCGTCGCGTCGTCACCATCAATGACGGCAAGCCGGGCGAGCGGTCGGTGTCGATGGCCTGCATGCATTGTACCGATGCGCCTTGCGCGTCGGTGTGTCCGGTCAAGTGCATCTACCCGACCGAAGACGGCATCGTCCTGCACGACAAGGATTTGTGCATCGGCTGCGGCTATTGCTTCTACGCCTGTCCGTTCGGAGCGCCGCAATATCCCCAGGTCGGGAATTTCGGCTCGCGGGGCAAGATGGACAAGTGCACCTATTGCGCGGGCGGCGGCGGACCGGAGGCGCCGGGCAGCGCCGAAGAATATGCGAAATACGGCTCGAACCGCTTCGGCGAAGGCAAGCTGCCGATGTGCGCCGAGATGTGCTCGACCAAATCGCTGCTCGCAGGCGATGGCGACATCATCGCGCAAATCTACGAGGAGCGCGTCGAGAAGCGCGGCTATGGCTCCGGAGCCTGGGGCTGGACAACCGCCTATCACGAGGACGTCAAGTCGTAAGACGACCTGCGTTACCGCCGATGGAAGCGCGACGATCAGGGACGAAGATTGGGTATCCGTCATGACGGCTTTCGCACGCATTCGCTTCGCAGCGCTGTTGTTGATGCTGTTCTGTCTCGCGACAGCTCCGGTGCTCGCCCAGAAGCTCGGTCCCGACGGGGCGCCCAATCCGACCGCCAGTGTGACCAATCAGAAGACGCTTCTCGAGCAAGCGCCGCGCATCCAGGGCCGGATCGACATCCCCGATGTCAAAGCCAGCGTGTTGATGCAGCCGGCGGGACGGACCTGGGATTATTTCCACGAGGTCCTGCTGCACTGGGGTGGGGCGGTGGTGATCGTCGGCATGCTGGCCGTGCTCGCGCTCGCCTATCTGATCATGGGCCGGCTTCGCATCGAAGCCGGGCGCTCCGGGCAGACGATCGTCCGCTTCAAGGCCTTCGAGCGGTTCGCGCATTGGCTGACAGCGGTTTCTTTCGTGCTGCTCGGGTTGACCGGCCTGAACATCACCTTCGGCAAGGTCCTGCTGCTGCCCCTCGTCGGCCCGGAACTATTCTCGGACATCTCCCAGGTCGCCAAGTACGTGCACAATTTCACGAGCTTCGCCTTCGTGGCGGGCCTCGTTCTGATCACGGTGCTCTTCTTCAGGGACAATCTGTTCAAGCGAGTCGATATTGACTGGGTCAAGCAGGGTGGCGGCTTCATCAAGTCGAAACATGCGCCTGCAGGCCGCTTCAATCTCGGTGAGAAAATGGTCTATTGGCTGTCGGTCGCAGCCGGCCTCCTGGTCTCCGCATCGGGATTCGTGCTGCTGTTTCCGTTCTACGGCACCAACATAGCGGACATGCAGATCGCCCAGGTCGCCCACGCCGTCATCGCGATCCTGTTCATCGCGCTGATCCTCGGACACATCTATATCGGCACGCTCGGCATGGAAGGCGCGTTCGAAGCCATGGGTACCGGCGAGGTCGATATCAATTGGGCGAGAGAGCATCACGACCGCTGGCTCGCCGAAAAGCTCGAAGCGGAAGACCGGCAAGCTTCGGCTACACCGGCTGAATAGCGCGATGGCGCTCGGACCAGCCTGAACCGGGCAATTCAGTTGGAGCGGCCGTCCGGGTCACGCTTCCCGTTCCGGTCACGCAGGTAATCGTCGGTGGTGCGGACGGTCGGGCCCGACGCGCCATAAGATTCAAAACCTTGTTCGGCGACGAAGCCGACGCGGCAGTCGCCGCACATCTTGATGGCGTCGAGCCGCTGCGCCGAGCCCGAATACATCCAGTGCTGGCCTTCGAGCTTCGCCACCACACGCTCGATGCTGCTCTTGACGCCGAATGGCTTGCCGCAGCGGATGCAGCAAAACGGCTCCTCTTCCTTGAGCACCCGGGTCGGCGCCCGACTGGCACGGAAGTCGATCTGCGG
Protein-coding regions in this window:
- a CDS encoding formate dehydrogenase subunit alpha; its protein translation is MLTRKSERRPERARLFDAAADEASTKLDRRTFLKRSGVTAGALAAVGELALHSVRKAEAGPPPPVGATVTTRKNVCTHCSVGCSVIAKVANGVWIGQEPDYDSPINRGSHCCKGAAVRDDVLNERRLRYPVKLVNGQWTRISWETAIDEIGDKLLDIRQKAGPDSVYWLGSAKFTNEAAYLNRKLAAFWGTNNSDHQARICHSTTVTGVANTWGYGAMTNSYNDIRNAKTILLMGGNPAEAHPVSLQHILEGKELNRANMIVVDPRMTRTAAHATEYVRVRPGTHIATIYGMLWHIFENGWEDKEFLAQRVYGLDEVRKQVAKWPPKEVERVTGLPEAQVRHVAELFAKQRPSTLIWAMGQTQFTTGTANVRASCLLLLATGNMGVPGAGANIFRGHTNVQGATDLGLDVTSLPLYYGLAEEAWRHWCRVWEVDYDWMKSRFPDKKLMETPGIPSTRWFDATLLPTNQVSQPNPVQAMFIMGHGVNTITRMPEAVKGIEKLELLVVCDPYPTAWSVLSERKNGTYLLPACTSFEMEGSRTNSNRSLQWGEKIVDPVFESKNDYDTMYLFARKFGFADLMFKNIKVENGAVSAEDILREINRGGWSTGYCGQSPERLKAHMRNQHKFDLVTLRAPKDDPEVGGDYYGLPWPCWGTPEYRHPGTPILYNTNLPVKEGGGTFRARFGVERVVKRKVVENGQEVEREDHDNLLAEGSYSVGSEIKDGYPEFTLGVLKKLGWDKDLTAQEREVIERINPADPDKVSWSTDLSGGIQRVAIEHGCSPYGNAKARMIAWNLPDPVPVHREPIYTPRPDLVADYPTLPDAKQFRVPNIGFSVQKAAVDRAISKQFPLILSSGRLVEYEGGGEETRSNRWLAELKQHMYVEINPTDAAERGIVDGGWVWVTGAENSSRARMKAMVTERVGKGVAWMPFHFAGWYEGANLRAKYPAGADPIVLGESVNTLTTYGYDPATGMQEPKATLCQIRAA
- the fdh3B gene encoding formate dehydrogenase FDH3 subunit beta, producing MARMKFLCDADRCIDCNACVTACKNENEVPWGINRRRVVTINDGKPGERSVSMACMHCTDAPCASVCPVKCIYPTEDGIVLHDKDLCIGCGYCFYACPFGAPQYPQVGNFGSRGKMDKCTYCAGGGGPEAPGSAEEYAKYGSNRFGEGKLPMCAEMCSTKSLLAGDGDIIAQIYEERVEKRGYGSGAWGWTTAYHEDVKS
- a CDS encoding formate dehydrogenase subunit gamma, which gives rise to MTAFARIRFAALLLMLFCLATAPVLAQKLGPDGAPNPTASVTNQKTLLEQAPRIQGRIDIPDVKASVLMQPAGRTWDYFHEVLLHWGGAVVIVGMLAVLALAYLIMGRLRIEAGRSGQTIVRFKAFERFAHWLTAVSFVLLGLTGLNITFGKVLLLPLVGPELFSDISQVAKYVHNFTSFAFVAGLVLITVLFFRDNLFKRVDIDWVKQGGGFIKSKHAPAGRFNLGEKMVYWLSVAAGLLVSASGFVLLFPFYGTNIADMQIAQVAHAVIAILFIALILGHIYIGTLGMEGAFEAMGTGEVDINWAREHHDRWLAEKLEAEDRQASATPAE